One Triticum dicoccoides isolate Atlit2015 ecotype Zavitan chromosome 4B, WEW_v2.0, whole genome shotgun sequence genomic window carries:
- the LOC119291009 gene encoding zinc finger BED domain-containing protein RICESLEEPER 2-like isoform X5 codes for MNLVNHSENGRLRSKVWMDFTPVYVEGRIQGADCVHCHTRLSAEKSTCDLNQHTQTCSARAGTSVNHQKDGLFLSSVPIFKSRVKDELLPALTNGKVQIAEYASRFHLGYNSSDKTCQNQHILALPADNMTPMEQYKSSARAPDIKIRKFDQEASYQELTRMIIMHGYPLSIVEHEEMKRFAKGLNPVFNMASSLDMEEYSILLFQKEKSDLKEKIALSSRRVSLSASVWVPHGADPTVKYLCLTAHFIDAEWKLQRRIIKFGVLWSSPSDLERMIHCKEACVLESEVGAYNVIWEAIREWNLDRKLFCLTSVSEIRNSGSISKLKDMLIQRNCLPIRGELYNIACVDDMVDSVLSKGQPLLYRVGDLLERFIQARASSSLTQQQLLEVANDVDMKCPHEDAKWWHKIYFRLEVLLHFKKLLPSEEFVSVEEMKIVEPIYKILRVFYRVVEVMSGAVCLTANMYFHEVWKVRTILQEEACTEHSDVASMIREMQEAFNEYWAKSYLWLSVPVVLDPRFKITFIDFRLKRAFGTDATKYVNDVAEIVRELFHEYCTPVDQLNVKTSHCEVQNVEIDGFDSDLLEDWDQHLTAQTRSQLLSELDSYLEDGLLPRKDDFDILNWWMSHSSKYPTLSKMVQDVLAMPSSAVHCEAAFSSEGPVIHKQWSTLNIKTIEALVCTRDWIS; via the coding sequence ATGAACTTGGTAAATCATAGTGAGAACGGCAGATTGAGATCGAAGGTATGGATGGACTTTACACCTGTCTATGTTGAGGGGAGAATCCAGGGTGCTGACTGTGTCCATTGCCACACACGACTTAGTGCAGAAAAGAGTACATGCGATTTAAACCAACACACTCAGACTTGTTCAGCACGGGCTGGAACTAGTGTAAATCATCAGAAAGATGGGCTTTTCTTGTCCAGTGTACCAATTTTTAAATCTAGGGTGAAGGATGAACTTTTACCTGCCTTGACAAATGGTAAGGTTCAGATTGCAGAATATGCTAGCAGGTTCCACTTGGGTTATAATTCTAGTGACAAAACTTGTCAAAATCAGCACATTCTGGCTTTACCAGCAGACAACATGACCCCAATGGAACAGTATAAGTCGTCTGCTCGTGCTCCAGATATCAAGATCAGGAAATTTGATCAAGAAGCATCTTATCAAGAGCTAACTAGGATGATAATAATGCATGGCTATCCCCTGTCAATTGTGGAGCATGAAGAAATGAAAAGATTTGCGAAGGGCCTTAACCCTGTGTTTAACATGGCTTCAAGCCTAGATATGGAAGAATATTCAATTCTGCTGTTTCAGAAAGAGAAGTCTGACCTTAAGGAGAAAATTGCACTTTCGTCACGACGAGTTTCGTTATCAGCAAGTGTGTGGGTCCCTCATGGAGCCGATCCCACAGTAAAGTACCTGTGTTTGACCGCGCATTTTATTGATGCTGAATGGAAGCTTCAAAGGAGAATAATCAAGTTTGGTGTGCTTTGGTCCTCACCTTCTGATTTGGAAAGGATGATACACTGTAAGGAGGCTTGTGTGCTAGAATCTGAGGTTGGGGCGTATAATGTCATATGGGAAGCTATAAGAGAGTGGAATCTTGACAGGAAGCTTTTCTGCTTGACATCTGTAAGCGAAATAAGAAACAGTGGAAGTATCTCAAAGCTGAAGGACATGCTTATACAGAGGAACTGTCTTCCTATTAGAGGTGAGCTATACAATATTGCTTGTGTGGATGATATGGTTGACAGCGTTCTTTCGAAAGGGCAACCATTGCTTTATCGTGTCGGTGATCTGCTAGAGAGATTTATTCAAGCACGTGCATCTTCATCGCTGACTCAGCAGCAACTTTTGGAAGTTGCTAACGATGTTGATATGAAGTGCCCCCATGAagatgcaaaatggtggcataaaatTTACTTTAGACTTGAGGTTCTTTTGCATTTCAAGAAGTTACTTCCCTCTGAAGAATTTGTATCTGTGGAAGAAATGAAAATTGTTGAGCCTATCTATAAGATTTTGAGGGTTTTCTATCGAGTCGTTGAAGTAATGTCTGGGGCTGTTTGCCTGACAGCAAATATGTACTTCCATGAAGTATGGAAAGTTAGGACGATTTTGCAAGAAGAAGCATGTACTGAACACTCCGACGTTGCTAGCATGATTAGAGAGATGCAGGAAGCATTCAATGAATATTGGGCAAAGTCGTACTTGTGGTTGTCAGTGCCTGTTGTTCTTGATCCGAGATTCAAAATTACTTTTATCGATTTCCGTCTTAAACGAGCTTTTGGCACTGATGCAACAAAGTATGTAAATGATGTAGCTGAAATAGTGAGGGAATTGTTTCATGAATATTGCACCCCCGTGGATCAGCTGAATGTTAAGACTTCACATTGCGAAGTTCAAAATGTTGAAATAGATGGATTTGACAGTGATTTATTGGAAGATTGGGATCAGCATCTTACTGCACAGACAAGGAGTCAACTATTGTCGGAGCTTGACAGCTATCTTGAAGATGGTCTTCTTCCACGGAAGGATGATTTTGATATTCTAAACTGGTGGATGAGTCATTCTTCGAAGTATCCAACCCTCTCAAAAATGGTGCAGGATGTCTTGGCAATGCCATCATCTGCTGTTCACTGCGAGGCAGCATTCAGCAGTGAGGGCCCAGTAATTCATAAGCAGTGGAGCACATTAAACATCAAGACAATTGAAGCACTTGTGTGTACCCGAGATTGGATTAGCTAG